CGGCCTCGCCCGCGATCGCGCGCGCGAGCAGCGTCTTGCCCGTGCCCGGAGGACCGACCAGCAGCACGCCCTTCGGGATGCGGCCGCCGAGCTTGGTGAACTTCTTCGGATCCTTCAGGAAGGCGATGATCTCCTCGAGCTCCTCCTTCGCCTCCTGGATCCCCGCGACGTCGGCGAACGTGTTCTTCTGCTGCGCCTCGGTGAGGAGCTTCGCCCGGCTCTTGCCGAACGACATCGCCTTGCCGCCGCCGACCTGCATCTGGCGCATGAAGAAGATCCACACGCCGATCAGCAGCAGCATCGGGAACCACTGGACCAGCAGGACGACGTACCAGGGCTCGCCCTCCTCGGGCTTCGCCTGGATCTTGACGCCCTTCTCACGCAGCCGCGTGATCAGGTCCGGGTCGCCGGGATTGTAGGTGCTGAAGCGCTCGCCACTCTGGTAGCGACCGCGGATGACGTTTCCCTGGATGAGAACTTCAGAGATCTCGCCGCGATCGAGCGCTTCCGAGAACTCGCTGTAGTCGCGCTCGGGGTCCTGGACCTGCTGCTTGCTGAAAATCTGGAACAGCAGCAGGAACATCAGGCCGAGGACGAGCCACAAGGCCAGGTTACGCGAAAACTGATTCAATCCTGATCTCTGCAATTTCCACCCGAAAACGCTCGGTTTGTACCACGGCCCAGAAATGCCAGCAATGCAACACCTACGCCAGGAGCGCGGTGTCGATTGGATGCTCCGCGTGGTGACTTCATTCGATCGCGTGCACGATCGTCGTGACGCGCTCGGCGTCGAGCCGCGCGAGCCGTCGTGACGTGCGATCCGCGCGCGCGACGATGCTCTGCACCACCCCCGGCACCCAAACGACGTCGTCACCGCACGTCACCACGGCGAGCCCCTTCCTTTCCTGTCGAGGTACACGGCCATCGATGAGGATATCGGCAAGCTTGCGCCGCCCGTGAGCGAGCCGCACGCGATCGCCCGGCTGCGGCGTGCGAACCGTGAGCGGTGCGGGCAGGCGATCGAGGTCGAGCCATGCCGAGATCGGCGACGTCGAGCCCGCTGCTGGTGACGCCAGGGTCGACGCCTGCCCCGACGATCGAAGAACGTTCACCTCGTTGGCGTCGCGCAGCGCGCTCGTGACCTGCCAGCCCGCGACGCGCGCCACGCCGGGAACCTCGAGCGGCGCCGGCTCCACCGGCAGCGGCGGCGCGAGGCGCGCGGCCTCGACCAGCTCGAGCGCCTCGTAGCGCCGCACGACCTTCCAGCCGCTGCCGAGGTCGACCTCGCCCGACGGACGCGACCCGTGCGCCACCGCGAGCACCTGCTCGACCTGCGCGCTCGTCGGGCGCACGCCGGATGCCGCGAGCCAGGCGTGCACGAGGCGCGGCGCGCCGACGCCCGCCGCCGCGATCGTCGTGCGCGGCAGCGTCCCGGAAGGCGCGTCGCGCAGCAGCTCGGCGATGCGCTGCTCGGCGAGCGCGCTCTCCTGCCGCAGCTGCTCGGCGAGCCGCACGAGCCGCGCGCGCACGTCCACCCCGAGCTCGGCCTCGAGCGCCGGCAGCAGGCGGTGGCGCACGCGGTTGCGGAAGAAGGTCTCGTCGGCGTTCGACGAGTCCTCACGCCAGGCGACGCCGCGCGCGCGCAGATACTCGACGCAGTCCGCGTGCGTCTGCTCGAGGAGCGGCCGCAGGATGCCGTCGCCGCGCGCCTCGCTCATCCCGGCGAGCGCCGCGGGGCCGGCGCCGCGCGCGAGCCGCATCAGCACCGTCTCCGCCTGATCGTCGCGGGTGTGCGCGACGCACGTCCAGTCGGCGCCCCAGGCGCGCGCCGTCTCGCGCAGGAAGGCGTAGCGCGCGGCGCGCGCCCGCTCCTCGCGGTTGGCGCGCGAAGCGCCGAGGTCGGTGCGCTCGCCGACGAAGCACGGCAGGTCGAGCGAGCCCGCGAGCGCGCGCACGAGCTCCGCGTCGGCGTCGCTCTCGGCCCCGCGGAGACCGTGGTTCAGGTGCGCGACGGCGAGCGTCGCGCGCAGCTCGCCGCGGCGGCAGAGCGCGTCGAGCGCGACGAGGAGCGCCGTCGAGTCGGCGCCGCCCGAGACCGCGACGAGCAGGCGGCTTTCCGCCGACGCCGCGACGTGTCGCCGCAGCGCCCGAAGGACCGCCCACTCGAACGCGAAGTCTCGTCTCATCGGTGGCCGACCACGCGGCACCCTCGCGAAGTGGCGGCGGGAAGACTCGAACTTCCGACGCGGGGATTATGAGACCCCTGCTCTACCACCTGAGCTACGCCGCCCGAGCGAGGAAACGCTTGAGTAACAACGAGAGGGCGACTTGTCGATTGTCCGCCGCTCAACGCACGTGAGCGAGCTCGCTGGCGACGGAGCGGCGGGTCGCGGCGCGCGCGCCGCGGGCGACCTGGTGCAGGATCCCCTGCGTCAAGTCGAGGCAGGAGAGCTTGCCGCCGTAGACGCAGCCGGTGTCGAGGCCGATCTTGCGGCCGCGGCCGAACCAGACGTCTCG
This window of the Candidatus Binatia bacterium genome carries:
- the tilS gene encoding tRNA lysidine(34) synthetase TilS produces the protein MRRDFAFEWAVLRALRRHVAASAESRLLVAVSGGADSTALLVALDALCRRGELRATLAVAHLNHGLRGAESDADAELVRALAGSLDLPCFVGERTDLGASRANREERARAARYAFLRETARAWGADWTCVAHTRDDQAETVLMRLARGAGPAALAGMSEARGDGILRPLLEQTHADCVEYLRARGVAWREDSSNADETFFRNRVRHRLLPALEAELGVDVRARLVRLAEQLRQESALAEQRIAELLRDAPSGTLPRTTIAAAGVGAPRLVHAWLAASGVRPTSAQVEQVLAVAHGSRPSGEVDLGSGWKVVRRYEALELVEAARLAPPLPVEPAPLEVPGVARVAGWQVTSALRDANEVNVLRSSGQASTLASPAAGSTSPISAWLDLDRLPAPLTVRTPQPGDRVRLAHGRRKLADILIDGRVPRQERKGLAVVTCGDDVVWVPGVVQSIVARADRTSRRLARLDAERVTTIVHAIE